Proteins encoded by one window of Bactrocera oleae isolate idBacOlea1 chromosome 4, idBacOlea1, whole genome shotgun sequence:
- the LOC118681965 gene encoding uncharacterized protein: MPALKNQRSNELITAEEKEWALITHIRQSQGNMYHSEIKSLKSRTSIDSSSKLLPLNPILDEEGILRVGGRLTNSELPYVQKHQIILAYTCPLAKLLVADAHKCGLHGGIQEMLQYLRMRFWILHARRIVKSYLHQCVVCRRHSRITHQQQMSSLSKSRVMVAPPFTHTGLDYCGPFNVCRGGKRSTTMTKTYGAIFICMATKAVHIELAENLLTQAFIDVFDRIISRRGICSVLYSDNGTQFVGVSRVMTSKDLQSWRNIYATQHVSSFGTQWKFITPAAPHHGGLWEAAVRSAKRHLYRTISHQILRYNQLITLLVRIEPSLNSRPLVPLHHDPSGCYALTPGDFLIGRPLNSRPEPPVADVPINRLLYSQQLQKMFEHF; the protein is encoded by the coding sequence ATGCCGGCACTCAAGAATCAGAGATCAAATGAGTTGATTACTGCTGAAGAGAAAGAGTGGGCACTGATCACGCATATTCGTCAAAGTCAAGGTAATATGTATCATTCTGAAATTAAATCACTCAAATCTCGTACCAGCATTGACTCGTCCAGCAAACTGCTTCCATTAAACCCGATTTTGGATGAAGAAGGCATACTCCGCGTAGGAGGTCGGTTGACAAACTCGGAATTACCGTATGTGCAAAAACATCAAATCATTCTTGCTTATACTTGTCCTTTGGCAAAACTTCTTGTAGCTGATGCTCACAAGTGCGGTCTCCATGGTGGGATACAGGAAATGCTGCAGTACTTGCGCATGCGATTTTGGATTCTGCATGCACGTAGGATCGTAAAGTCATATCTACATCAGTGTGTCGTATGCCGTCGACACTCCCGGATAACGCATCAGCAACAGATGTCGTCACTTTCGAAATCACGCGTTATGGTTGCCCCACCGTTTACCCATACCGGGTTGGACTATTGCGGTCCATTCAACGTTTGTCGTGGAGGAAAGCGATCCACTACAATGACTAAAACTTACGGCGCGATTTTCATTTGTATGGCTACAAAGGCCGTACATATCGAACTTGCGGAAAATTTGTTAACTCAGGCGTTCATTGATGTGTTTGATCGCATCATAAGCCGACGCGGCATATGTTCGGTTCTTTATAGCGACAATGGAACGCAATTTGTAGGTGTTAGTCGGGTTATGACAAGCAAAGACCTACAAAGTTGGAGAAATATATACGCAACTCAGCATGTATCATCTTTCGGAACGCAATGGAAATTTATCACTCCAGCCGCACCCCATCATGGAGGTCTTTGGGAGGCAGCTGTGCGTTCAGCAAAAAGGCATCTCTATCGCACAATTAGTCACCAAATCTTACGCTACAATCAACTGATTACTCTACTAGTTAGGATTGAGCCCAGTTTGAATTCCAGGCCACTCGTTCCTCTTCATCATGATCCAAGTGGGTGTTATGCTCTCACACCTGGCGACTTTCTCATTGGTCGACCGCTCAATTCGAGACCAGAACCACCTGTTGCGGATGTTCCAATAAACCGTCTCTTATATTCTCagcaattacaaaagatgttcGAACACTTCTGA
- the LOC118682854 gene encoding uncharacterized protein produces MFETLVHNRSDLQPTYKLGKLRQHVKAENVALVGGVYTDSVRNSFRALEMMNVPVKQWDAIAVPLLLPKLAFVTRTEWGMSLKSNDITKMENVIMFVERRAANLPTSSPITPYIISGRTPSRVVKTHLAMNSEKIATPLAARDRATNCPSCNEFHRITKCQKFRNLQLDKRWDLVKQASLCFNCLKAGHGNRDCPSGLCLNCQQKHNTLLCSRPHERSVEGTSTRYTPGPSATASLVAPKVSFICESLVTVLNLPRSLYECQVEGIDQSLSTRTKGIVRVSMQSHADEKFKISFNAYIIDSITSMTPVTTIDIRTSHHLKCLRLADPAFGIPGPVELLLGADIWPALALNDVVVGPHNEPCALHTRLGWVVLGPVVSNESKSVLFSSLVDVQEDSTTDKLLRNIWEIEEPPDNTKAEVVECEKIYATSEWSVYCTDPVSI; encoded by the exons ATGTTTGAGACACTAGTTCACAACAGAAGTGACTTACAGCCCACCTATAAACTGGGAAAATTACGACAGCATGTGAAGGCAGAAAATGTTGCATTAGTAGGTGGCGTGTACACAG ATAGTGTACGTAATTCGTTTAGAGCGCTTGAAATGATGAATGTGCCAGTAAAACAATGGGATGCTATAGCCGTACCATTGCTATTACCGAAACTAGCGTTTGTTACCCGAACCGAGTGGGGAATGAGCCTAAAATCCAATGACATCACGAAGATGGAAAACGTTATAATGTTCGTGGAACGGCGTGCAGCCAACTTGCCGACATCTTCGCCAATTACTCCATATATTATCAGCGGACGCACACCAAGTCGTGTCGTGAAGACGCATCTGGCTATGAATTCTGAAAAAATTGCTACTCCGTTAGCAGCACGTGACAGGGCAACTAATTGCCCATCTTGTAATGAATTTCATCGCATTACGAAATGCCAAAAGTTTCGTAATCTTCAACTTGATAAACGCTGGGATCTGGTGAAGCAGGCATCATTATGTTTCAATTGCCTCAAGGCCGGTCATGGTAATCGTGACTGTCCATCTGGGTTGTGTCTCAACTGCCAGCAGAAACACAATACTCTACTGTGTAGCAGGCCCCACGAGAGAAGCGTTGAAGGCACATCCACCAGATATACTCCTGGACCGTCGGCTACAGCGTCATTGGTGGCGCCCAAG GTGAGCTTCATTTGCGAATCATTAGTAACTGTTTTGAATCTTCCTAGAAGCCTGTACGAGTGTCAAGTCGAAGGTATTGATCAAAGTCTTTCAACCCGTACAAAAGGCATTGTGAGAGTTAGTATGCAGTCCCACGCGGATGAGAAGTTCAAGATCAGTTTTAATGCGTACATCATTGATTCAATCACGTCTATGACTCCTGTTACCACCATAGACATCAGAACCAGTCATCATTTAAAATGTCTTCGTTTGGCAGATCCGGCGTTCGGTATACCAGGTCCCGTAGAACTACTGCTTGGCGCAGATATTTGGCCTGCCCTTGCATTAAACGATGTTGTTGTCGGTCCTCATAACGAACCTTGCGCATTACACACTCGTCTCGGATGGGTAGTGCTTGGTCCGGTAGTATCGAACGAATCGAAATCAGTCTTATTTTCATCTCTTGTGGACGTTCAAGAGGATTCTACCACCGATAAACTTCTACGAAACATTTGGGAAATCGAAGAACCTCCTGACAACACCAAAGCAGAGGTGGTCGAATGTGAAAAGATTTACGCGACTTCCGAATGGTCAGTATATTGTACAGATCCCGTTTCGATCTGA